From the Leptolyngbya sp. O-77 genome, one window contains:
- the glgB gene encoding 1,4-alpha-glucan branching enzyme, whose amino-acid sequence MSSTVAPDQVNRIVWNQHHDPFEVLGPHQITQDDKTVWVVRAYLPNADAAWVVCPEERTEYPMESTHHPHFFECLLERSELSNYQLRIKEGDHERVTYDPYAFRSPLLTDFDIHLFAEGNHHRIYEKLGAHLTEVDGVKGVYFAVWAPNARNVSVLGDFNWWDGRKHQMRRIGNGIWELFIPGLGAGTHYKYEIKNQEGHIYEKSDPYGFFQEVRPKTASIVADLETYEWQDQDWMEKRRQTDPLTQPISVYEVHLGSWLHASSAEPYIRPDGTEEPPVIVADLKPGARFLTYRELADKLIPYVKELGFTHIELLPIAEHPFDGSWGYQVTGYYAATSRYGSPQDLMYFIDQCHQNGIGVIVDWVPGHFPKDGHGLALFDGTHLYEHADPRKGEHKEWGTLVFNYSRNEVRNFLVANALFWFDKYHIDGIRVDAVASMLYLDYQRKPGEWVTNQYGGRENVEAADFLRQMNHVIFSYFPGILSIAEESTTWPMVSWPTYVGGLGFNLKWNMGWMHDMLDYFHMDPWFRQFHQNNITFSIMYAFSENFMLAFSHDEVVHGKSAMIGKMPGDEWQKYANLRCLYTYMYTHPGKKTLFMSNEFGQWNEWNVWGDLEWHLLQYEPHQKLKHFVSKLNEFYRSEPALYTQDFSYDGFEWIDCNDNRHSVVSFIRQGKDPEDYVITVCNFTPQPHAHYRVGVPEPGFYRELFNSDAREYGGSNMGNLGGKWADEWSFHGRPYSIDLCLPPLGVLVLKVDRNRTREVAGSEHPEA is encoded by the coding sequence ATGTCATCGACCGTTGCACCCGACCAGGTTAATCGCATTGTCTGGAACCAACACCATGACCCCTTCGAGGTACTTGGCCCCCACCAGATTACACAAGACGACAAAACGGTTTGGGTCGTTCGCGCCTATTTGCCAAACGCCGATGCAGCCTGGGTCGTGTGCCCCGAAGAGCGAACTGAATACCCAATGGAAAGCACTCACCATCCCCACTTCTTCGAGTGCCTCCTGGAGCGTTCAGAACTCTCCAACTATCAGCTCCGAATCAAAGAGGGCGACCATGAGCGCGTCACTTACGATCCCTACGCGTTCCGATCGCCCCTACTGACCGACTTCGACATTCACCTCTTTGCCGAAGGAAACCACCACCGCATCTACGAAAAACTTGGCGCACACCTCACCGAGGTCGATGGAGTCAAAGGGGTATACTTTGCTGTCTGGGCACCCAACGCCCGCAACGTCTCTGTACTGGGCGATTTCAACTGGTGGGACGGCCGCAAACACCAAATGCGTCGCATTGGCAACGGCATCTGGGAGCTGTTCATTCCAGGGTTGGGCGCAGGCACTCACTACAAGTACGAAATCAAAAACCAGGAAGGGCATATTTACGAAAAATCCGATCCCTACGGTTTTTTTCAAGAAGTACGCCCTAAGACTGCCTCTATCGTGGCAGACCTGGAAACCTATGAATGGCAGGATCAAGACTGGATGGAAAAGCGCCGCCAGACCGATCCGCTGACCCAGCCTATTTCAGTCTACGAAGTCCACCTCGGTTCCTGGCTCCACGCCTCCTCTGCCGAACCTTACATCCGCCCCGATGGCACCGAAGAGCCGCCTGTCATTGTCGCGGATCTCAAGCCGGGCGCACGCTTCCTGACCTATCGCGAACTTGCCGATAAGCTCATTCCCTATGTCAAAGAACTGGGCTTCACTCATATTGAACTGCTGCCCATCGCTGAACATCCCTTTGATGGCTCTTGGGGATACCAGGTCACGGGCTATTACGCCGCGACCTCGCGCTACGGTTCTCCCCAGGACTTGATGTACTTTATCGATCAGTGCCACCAAAACGGCATTGGCGTAATCGTAGACTGGGTTCCGGGCCATTTCCCTAAGGATGGACATGGACTGGCACTATTCGACGGCACGCACCTCTACGAACACGCCGATCCCCGGAAAGGCGAACACAAGGAGTGGGGCACGCTGGTCTTCAACTACTCTCGTAACGAGGTTCGCAATTTCCTCGTTGCCAACGCCCTGTTCTGGTTCGACAAGTACCACATCGACGGCATCCGGGTTGATGCGGTCGCCTCTATGCTGTATCTCGACTATCAGCGTAAGCCTGGGGAGTGGGTGACCAACCAGTATGGCGGTCGAGAAAACGTGGAAGCAGCAGACTTCTTGCGCCAGATGAACCACGTTATTTTCAGCTACTTTCCTGGCATCCTCAGCATTGCCGAGGAATCGACGACCTGGCCGATGGTATCCTGGCCCACCTATGTTGGCGGGCTTGGGTTTAACCTGAAGTGGAACATGGGCTGGATGCACGACATGTTGGACTATTTCCACATGGACCCGTGGTTCCGCCAGTTCCACCAAAACAACATCACCTTCAGCATCATGTACGCCTTCAGCGAGAACTTTATGCTGGCGTTTTCTCATGATGAGGTGGTGCATGGAAAGAGCGCCATGATTGGCAAGATGCCAGGAGATGAATGGCAAAAGTATGCTAATTTGCGATGCCTGTACACCTACATGTACACGCATCCAGGCAAAAAGACGCTGTTTATGAGCAACGAGTTTGGCCAGTGGAATGAGTGGAACGTGTGGGGCGATTTGGAGTGGCATCTGCTGCAATACGAACCGCACCAAAAGCTGAAGCATTTTGTGAGCAAGCTCAATGAATTCTACAGGAGTGAGCCAGCACTCTATACGCAAGACTTTTCCTACGACGGTTTTGAGTGGATTGATTGCAACGATAATCGCCACAGTGTTGTATCTTTCATTCGCCAGGGCAAAGATCCTGAAGACTATGTGATTACGGTTTGCAACTTTACACCCCAGCCGCACGCGCACTATCGCGTCGGTGTGCCAGAACCTGGGTTCTACCGCGAATTGTTCAATAGCGATGCTCGCGAATATGGTGGTAGCAACATGGGCAACTTGGGCGGAAAGTGGGCCGATGAGTGGTCGTTCCACGGTCGTCCTTACTCGATCGATCTTTGCCTGCCGCCGTTGGGGGTGTTGGTGTTGAAGGTCGATCGCAATAGGACTCGCGAGGTTGCGGGTTCGGAGCATCCAGAGGCGTAA